A single region of the Phyllostomus discolor isolate MPI-MPIP mPhyDis1 chromosome 14, mPhyDis1.pri.v3, whole genome shotgun sequence genome encodes:
- the CSF1 gene encoding macrophage colony-stimulating factor 1 isoform X2 — translation MTARGAAGRCPTTTWLLVSILVSSGIAQGTEHCDKMIGDGHLQLLQQLIDSQMETSCKISFMFIDQEKEDRVCYIKKAFFLVQDILENIINFKDNTSNANALSNIQELSVRLNNCFPKDEEQDKACVQNFSESPLWLLEKIKNVFSEMKNLLRDKNIFSKNCSNSFAECSSQDVATQPDCNCLYPKATPSSDPASVSPQQPLAPSSAPLAGLTRAEAEGAEDSSLLPSEQPPRTVDLGSAKQRPPRSTCQSFESSETTPGDEGDPTGGSPQPHPPPGDPVPGLEDVLDFVLSTDWAPEEASGEASEGLGRQGPEPSSSRLGGGRAQAESTRPSDIISASPSSGSAEGWPPADGTGTSLPQLGPVRPTGQARSHTPEKTDHPTLPPGDHPEPGSARTPSLRPKGLSRPSTLSAQPRLPSSHTWGSVLPLGELQGKRSARSARSTRAQRSPAGQEGGGAREGAALAHAHFNSVPLTDTGPEPPPAPQHRESLIRPLASGGGVILVLLALGGLLFYGWRYRSHRWDPQTVHPPMERPEGSPLTQDEDRQVEVPV, via the exons ATGACCGCGCGGGGCGCCGCCGGGCGCTGCCCTACCACG ACATGGCTGCTGGTCTCTATCCTGGTGAGCAGTGGTATTGCCCAGGGGACGGAGCACTGTGACAAAATGATCGGTGACGGACACCTgcagctcctgcagcagctg ATCGACAGTCAGATGGAGACCTCGTGCAAAATCTCCTTTATGTTTATAGATCAGGAGAAG GAAGACCGAGTGTGTTACATTAAGAAGGCATTTTTCTTGGTGCAAGACATACTGGAGAACATCATAAACTTCAAAGACAACACCTCCAATGCCAACGCCCTCTCCAACATCCAGGAACTCTCTGTGAGGCTGAACAATTGCTTCCCCAAGGACGAAGAGCAGGACAAG GCCTGTGTCCAAAATTTCTCTGAGTCACCCCTCTGGTTGCTGGAGAAGATCAAGAATGTCTTTAGTGAAATGAAGAATCTTCTTAGAGACAAGAACATTTTCAGCAAGAACTGCAGCAACAGCTTTGCTGAATGCTCCAGCCAAG ATGTGGCGACCCAGCCTGATTGCAACTGCCTGTACCCCAAAGCCACCCCTAGCAGTGACCCGGCCTCTGTCTCCCCTCAGCAGCCCCTTGCCCCCTCCAGTGCCCCTTTGGCTGGCTTGACCCGGGCTGAGGCTGAGGGGGCAGAGGACAGTTCCCTCTTGCCCAGCGAGCAGCCCCCTCGCACAGTGGACCTGGGCAGTGCCAAGCAGCGACCACCCAGGAGCACCTGCCAGAGCTTTGAGTCATCAGAGACCACCCCAGGCGACGAAGGAGACCCCACAGGAGGTtcacctcagccccacccccctcccggGGACCCTGTCCCTGGGTTGGAGGATGTTCTCGATTTTGTGCTGAGTACGGACTGGGCCCCAGAAGAGGCCTCTGGAGAAGCTAGTGAGGGTCTTGGACGCCAAGGGCCAGAGCCTTCCTCCTCCAGGCTGGGAGGAGGCCGTGCCCAGGCAGAGAGCACCAGACCCAGTGACATCATTTCAGCATCTCCATCCTCCGGGTCAGCCGAGGGCTGGCCACCAGCGGATGGAACTGGCACCTCCCTGCCCCAGTTGGGCCCTGTGAGACCCACTGGCCAGGCCCGGAGTCACACACCTGAGAAGACAGACCATCCCACTCTGCCACCTGGAGACCACCCGGAGCCAGGTTCTGCCAGGACCCCGTCACTGCGCCCGAAAGGCCTCAGCCGTCCCTCCACCCTCTCCGCTCAGCCAAGGCTTCCCAGCAGCCACACCTGGGGCAGTGTGCTGCCCCTCGGGGAGCTGCAGGGCAAGCGGAGCGCCAGGAGTGCCAGGAGCACCAGGGCACAGCGGAGCCctgcagggcaggaaggaggaggagctcGTGAGGGGGCGGCCCTGGCCCACGCCCATTTTAACTCCGTTCCTTTGACTGACACAGGCCCTGAGCCGCCCCCCGCACCCCAGCACCGTGAGTCTCTCATCCGCCCGCTGGCGTCCGGGGGCGGCGTCATCCTGGTCCTGCTGGCCCTGGGCGGCCTGCTGTTCTACGGGTGGAGATACCGG agccatcGTTGGGATCCTCAGACAGTGCACCCTCCCATGGAGCGACCCGAGGGCAG CCCCCTGACCCAGGATGAGGACAGACAAGTGGAAGTTCCGGTGTAG
- the CSF1 gene encoding macrophage colony-stimulating factor 1 isoform X1, which translates to MTARGAAGRCPTTTWLLVSILVSSGIAQGTEHCDKMIGDGHLQLLQQLIDSQMETSCKISFMFIDQEKVEDRVCYIKKAFFLVQDILENIINFKDNTSNANALSNIQELSVRLNNCFPKDEEQDKACVQNFSESPLWLLEKIKNVFSEMKNLLRDKNIFSKNCSNSFAECSSQDVATQPDCNCLYPKATPSSDPASVSPQQPLAPSSAPLAGLTRAEAEGAEDSSLLPSEQPPRTVDLGSAKQRPPRSTCQSFESSETTPGDEGDPTGGSPQPHPPPGDPVPGLEDVLDFVLSTDWAPEEASGEASEGLGRQGPEPSSSRLGGGRAQAESTRPSDIISASPSSGSAEGWPPADGTGTSLPQLGPVRPTGQARSHTPEKTDHPTLPPGDHPEPGSARTPSLRPKGLSRPSTLSAQPRLPSSHTWGSVLPLGELQGKRSARSARSTRAQRSPAGQEGGGAREGAALAHAHFNSVPLTDTGPEPPPAPQHRESLIRPLASGGGVILVLLALGGLLFYGWRYRSHRWDPQTVHPPMERPEGSPLTQDEDRQVEVPV; encoded by the exons ATGACCGCGCGGGGCGCCGCCGGGCGCTGCCCTACCACG ACATGGCTGCTGGTCTCTATCCTGGTGAGCAGTGGTATTGCCCAGGGGACGGAGCACTGTGACAAAATGATCGGTGACGGACACCTgcagctcctgcagcagctg ATCGACAGTCAGATGGAGACCTCGTGCAAAATCTCCTTTATGTTTATAGATCAGGAGAAGGTG GAAGACCGAGTGTGTTACATTAAGAAGGCATTTTTCTTGGTGCAAGACATACTGGAGAACATCATAAACTTCAAAGACAACACCTCCAATGCCAACGCCCTCTCCAACATCCAGGAACTCTCTGTGAGGCTGAACAATTGCTTCCCCAAGGACGAAGAGCAGGACAAG GCCTGTGTCCAAAATTTCTCTGAGTCACCCCTCTGGTTGCTGGAGAAGATCAAGAATGTCTTTAGTGAAATGAAGAATCTTCTTAGAGACAAGAACATTTTCAGCAAGAACTGCAGCAACAGCTTTGCTGAATGCTCCAGCCAAG ATGTGGCGACCCAGCCTGATTGCAACTGCCTGTACCCCAAAGCCACCCCTAGCAGTGACCCGGCCTCTGTCTCCCCTCAGCAGCCCCTTGCCCCCTCCAGTGCCCCTTTGGCTGGCTTGACCCGGGCTGAGGCTGAGGGGGCAGAGGACAGTTCCCTCTTGCCCAGCGAGCAGCCCCCTCGCACAGTGGACCTGGGCAGTGCCAAGCAGCGACCACCCAGGAGCACCTGCCAGAGCTTTGAGTCATCAGAGACCACCCCAGGCGACGAAGGAGACCCCACAGGAGGTtcacctcagccccacccccctcccggGGACCCTGTCCCTGGGTTGGAGGATGTTCTCGATTTTGTGCTGAGTACGGACTGGGCCCCAGAAGAGGCCTCTGGAGAAGCTAGTGAGGGTCTTGGACGCCAAGGGCCAGAGCCTTCCTCCTCCAGGCTGGGAGGAGGCCGTGCCCAGGCAGAGAGCACCAGACCCAGTGACATCATTTCAGCATCTCCATCCTCCGGGTCAGCCGAGGGCTGGCCACCAGCGGATGGAACTGGCACCTCCCTGCCCCAGTTGGGCCCTGTGAGACCCACTGGCCAGGCCCGGAGTCACACACCTGAGAAGACAGACCATCCCACTCTGCCACCTGGAGACCACCCGGAGCCAGGTTCTGCCAGGACCCCGTCACTGCGCCCGAAAGGCCTCAGCCGTCCCTCCACCCTCTCCGCTCAGCCAAGGCTTCCCAGCAGCCACACCTGGGGCAGTGTGCTGCCCCTCGGGGAGCTGCAGGGCAAGCGGAGCGCCAGGAGTGCCAGGAGCACCAGGGCACAGCGGAGCCctgcagggcaggaaggaggaggagctcGTGAGGGGGCGGCCCTGGCCCACGCCCATTTTAACTCCGTTCCTTTGACTGACACAGGCCCTGAGCCGCCCCCCGCACCCCAGCACCGTGAGTCTCTCATCCGCCCGCTGGCGTCCGGGGGCGGCGTCATCCTGGTCCTGCTGGCCCTGGGCGGCCTGCTGTTCTACGGGTGGAGATACCGG agccatcGTTGGGATCCTCAGACAGTGCACCCTCCCATGGAGCGACCCGAGGGCAG CCCCCTGACCCAGGATGAGGACAGACAAGTGGAAGTTCCGGTGTAG